GATGCAGAACGGCGTGACCGCCGAAGCCCTCGAAGCCACGATCTTCGCCCATCCCACCGTTTCCGAAACGATCCGCGAGGCCGCCGCCGGCGTTCTCGGCGGCGCGATCCACTATACCGAATGACGTCTGATTCCTCAAGCGAAGGGAAGCGACAAGCATGATCTACCTCGACTATTCGGCGACCACCCCGCCTTCCGACCGTGCGCTGGCCGCGTTCGCCGCGGCCTCCCGGGACGTCTTCGGCAACGCCAATTCGACGCACGCCTTCGGACGCGCGGCGGAAGAAGCGATGCGGTCGGCGTCCGCGACCGTCCTTGGCGCGCTCGGAGCGGTCGACTGCGAAACGGTCTTCACCAGCGGTGCGACCGAGGCCAACAACCTCGCGATCAAGGGCTATGCGCTCCACCATCGCGCCGAAGGCAACCATCTGATCCTCTCGCCGTTCGAGCATTCGTCCGTCACCGCCTGCTTCGGCTACCTCGCCAAGCACGGCTTCGAGGTCGACGTCGTCGAGACCGACGCCGACGGCCGCGTCACTCCCGAACTGCTCGAACGCGCCCTGCGACCCGACACGATCCTCGTCTCCGTCGCGGCCGTGGCGAGCGAACTCGGCATCGTCCAGCCGATCGCGGAACTTTCGGCTCTCGTCGCCGCCCGCTCGCGCGCAGCGTTCCATTCCGACATCACTCAGGCGGTCGGAAAGATCCCCGTCCCGTTCGCCGGAATCGCCATGGCCAGCCTGTCGGCGCACAAGTTCTACGGTCTGAAGGGCGTCGGCGCGCTGATCAAGCGCCGCGACGTCCTGCTCGAACCGCAGATCCACGGCGGCGCCTCGACCACGCCATACCGGAGCGGAACCCCCGCCGCTCCGCTTGCGGTCTCGCTCGCGGATTCCCTTGCGGAAGCCGTCGCGCTCCAGCCGGAACACGCACATCGCGTCGCCTTCCTCGCGCAAAGGCTGGTCGCTTCGCTTGCGTCGATTCCCGGCGTTCTCGTGAACAGTCCCACGGGATCGATCCCGCACATTCTCAATCTGAGCGTGCTCTCGCGCGAAGCCGCGGACATGGTCCGATTTCTCGACGAACGCGGCATCGCGGTCTCGAAGCAGACCGCGTGCAGTTCCCGGTCGTCGCGTTCCGAGGCGGTCCTGCGGCTGACGGGGGACGAACGGCGGGCAACGACCTCGATCCGCATCTCGCTCTCGCATCTCACCCTCGAATCCGAACTCGACGCCTTGATCGCCTGCGTGCGGGAGGTGGCCGAACGATGACCGTCCTGCGCTTCACTGCCGTCTGGTGCCCCTCCTGCCTGATCATGAAGAGCCGCTGGCGCGTCTTCTTCAAGGATCGACCCGACTTCCGTCAGATCGACTACGACTACGACGACGATGTCGACGCCGTACGCCAGTACGGTATCGGTGACGTCCTGCCGGTGATGATCGTCCTCGACGGCACGCGCGAGGTCCTGCGTCTCGTCGGCGAGAAGACGATGAAGGAACTCGAACGCTTCTTCGGGGGAATCGCCCCGTGAAGAAGTGGCTCAAGGCGTTCCTTCTGCTCGGCTTTCTGCTTGCCTTCCCGCGACCGACGGCGACGGCGGAGAACGTCGTCGTCCTCCATTTCTTCCATCTCGACACGTGCGTCAACTGCGCCGCCGAGGAGGTCGCGCTCGACGCGATCGCGGCGCGCCACGACAACCTCGTGGTCATGAAGTACGAAGTCACCGATGCTGAGGCGGCGGCCCTCTTCGAAGCCGTCAAGACCGCTTTCGGCGACGTCTCCGGAACGCCGTACACGGTCCTCGGCGGAGTCGCTTTTTCCGGATACAACGACCAGACCGGGCGCGACATCGAGACGATGATCGTACGCTATTCGACGGAGGCGCACGCCGACGTCGTCGGGATCGTCGCCGCCGGCGGTACCCCGACGGAAGCCGACTTCGACGAGTTCGGGTATGCGGACGGCGACGTGATCGATCTGCCGATCATCGGCGAAATCGCCGTCGAAGACCTATCGCTCGGCCTCGCCGCCGTCCTCATCGGCTTCGTCGACGGCTTCAATCCGTGCGCCATGTGGGTCCTTCTGTTCCTGA
This genomic interval from Candidatus Izemoplasmatales bacterium contains the following:
- a CDS encoding cysteine desulfurase family protein yields the protein MIYLDYSATTPPSDRALAAFAAASRDVFGNANSTHAFGRAAEEAMRSASATVLGALGAVDCETVFTSGATEANNLAIKGYALHHRAEGNHLILSPFEHSSVTACFGYLAKHGFEVDVVETDADGRVTPELLERALRPDTILVSVAAVASELGIVQPIAELSALVAARSRAAFHSDITQAVGKIPVPFAGIAMASLSAHKFYGLKGVGALIKRRDVLLEPQIHGGASTTPYRSGTPAAPLAVSLADSLAEAVALQPEHAHRVAFLAQRLVASLASIPGVLVNSPTGSIPHILNLSVLSREAADMVRFLDERGIAVSKQTACSSRSSRSEAVLRLTGDERRATTSIRISLSHLTLESELDALIACVREVAER
- a CDS encoding thioredoxin domain-containing protein: MTVLRFTAVWCPSCLIMKSRWRVFFKDRPDFRQIDYDYDDDVDAVRQYGIGDVLPVMIVLDGTREVLRLVGEKTMKELERFFGGIAP